A genomic window from Nocardioides sp. BP30 includes:
- a CDS encoding GNAT family N-acetyltransferase, producing MPDLPDLDDHGRPVGRALPDWTPRPEPEPVTLEGRYVTVVPLHSAYYADLLGAVCGPDDGGLWTYRPVSMPRTLPELWMHLAAVIDQPASMTYAFLPREGEYAGRAAGIASLQRLVPAYGQVEVGGVLLGRALQRTRAATEAIHLLMRYALDDLGYRRFEWKCDSLNEPSRTAAVRLGFAYEGRFRNHMVVKGRNRDTDWFAVIDEDWPAVRSAHERWLDPASFDADGRQLVALSDLTR from the coding sequence GTGCCTGACCTGCCCGACCTCGACGACCACGGCCGGCCGGTCGGCCGCGCGCTGCCCGACTGGACGCCGCGGCCCGAGCCGGAGCCGGTGACGCTGGAGGGGCGCTACGTCACCGTCGTCCCTCTGCACTCCGCCTACTACGCCGATCTCCTGGGAGCTGTCTGCGGGCCCGACGACGGCGGCCTGTGGACCTATCGGCCGGTGTCGATGCCACGGACGCTGCCCGAGCTGTGGATGCATCTGGCGGCAGTGATCGATCAGCCCGCCTCGATGACCTACGCCTTCCTGCCGCGCGAGGGCGAGTACGCCGGCCGTGCCGCCGGGATCGCGTCCCTGCAGCGGCTCGTGCCGGCGTACGGCCAGGTGGAGGTGGGCGGCGTGCTGCTCGGTCGCGCACTGCAGCGCACCAGGGCGGCCACCGAGGCGATCCACCTGCTCATGAGGTACGCGCTGGACGACCTGGGCTACCGCCGCTTCGAGTGGAAGTGCGACAGCCTCAACGAGCCCTCGCGCACAGCGGCCGTGCGGCTGGGGTTCGCCTACGAGGGCCGCTTCCGCAACCACATGGTGGTCAAGGGCCGCAATCGCGACACCGACTGGTTCGCGGTGATCGACGAGGACTGGCCGGCGGTGCGCTCGGCGCACGAGAGGTGGCTCGACCCGGCGAGCTTCGACGCGGACGGTCGGCAGCTGGTCGCCCTGAGCGACCTGACCCGCTGA
- a CDS encoding VOC family protein, whose amino-acid sequence MDQRISFVTLAVGDVARTHAFYVGGLGWVPSTYVEGEVLMIQVGPRLMLSLWDRAAFEAEVGPIASGDGVPPITLAHNVATREEVDGILLRAEEIGAGPLSGGQERDWGGYTGYFADPDGYRWEIAYNPGPIGEVVLP is encoded by the coding sequence ATGGACCAACGGATCAGCTTCGTGACCCTGGCCGTGGGCGACGTCGCCCGCACCCATGCGTTCTACGTCGGTGGCCTGGGCTGGGTCCCGTCGACGTACGTCGAGGGTGAGGTGCTGATGATCCAGGTCGGTCCCCGGCTCATGCTCAGTCTGTGGGACCGCGCCGCCTTCGAGGCGGAGGTCGGCCCGATCGCGAGCGGCGACGGCGTGCCGCCGATCACGCTGGCGCACAACGTGGCGACCCGCGAGGAGGTCGACGGCATCCTGCTGCGGGCCGAGGAAATCGGCGCGGGTCCGCTCAGCGGCGGTCAGGAGCGGGACTGGGGTGGCTACACCGGTTACTTCGCCGACCCCGATGGCTACCGATGGGAGATCGCCTACAACCCCGGACCGATCGGAGAGGTGGTGTTGCCATGA
- a CDS encoding VOC family protein, which translates to MSVPAQDKQRLSGEEIAAGLPDDFRHLPGQVLARYRVADFAAAQQLAAAIGQLAEEADHHPDLLLGWGYVEVRLSSHDVGGVTRRDLRLARSVSAAAGAAGAHPEPRALLLVEWGLDTWADAEVLPFWRAVLGYGDAHREGEISDPAGRGGPTLWFQDTEEHETPRQRFHPDVWVPVDEARARIDAAIAAGGTLVSDERAPRFWVLADPQGNRVCICTVEGRDWTTP; encoded by the coding sequence ATGAGTGTTCCCGCGCAGGACAAGCAGCGGCTCAGCGGCGAGGAGATCGCCGCCGGCCTGCCCGATGACTTCCGGCACCTGCCCGGCCAGGTGCTGGCGCGCTACCGCGTCGCCGACTTCGCCGCTGCCCAGCAGCTCGCCGCCGCGATCGGGCAGCTGGCCGAGGAGGCCGACCACCATCCCGACCTCCTCCTCGGTTGGGGCTACGTCGAGGTCCGGCTCTCCAGCCACGACGTCGGCGGTGTCACCCGGCGCGACCTGCGGCTCGCCCGGTCGGTGAGTGCTGCCGCCGGCGCGGCGGGCGCTCATCCCGAGCCCCGGGCGCTGCTGCTGGTGGAGTGGGGTCTGGACACCTGGGCCGATGCCGAGGTGCTGCCGTTCTGGCGAGCGGTCCTGGGTTACGGCGACGCACACCGCGAGGGGGAGATCAGCGACCCGGCAGGTCGAGGCGGTCCGACGCTCTGGTTCCAGGACACCGAGGAGCACGAGACGCCGCGGCAGCGCTTCCATCCCGACGTCTGGGTGCCGGTGGACGAGGCACGAGCCCGGATCGACGCGGCGATCGCCGCCGGTGGCACGCTGGTCAGCGACGAGCGGGCGCCACGGTTCTGGGTGCTCGCCGATCCCCAGGGCAACCGGGTCTGCATCTGCACCGTCGAGGGCCGTGACTGGACGACCCCCTGA
- a CDS encoding acetolactate synthase large subunit, whose amino-acid sequence MSEQTITGAQSLVKSLEAAGVENIFGIPGGAILPAYDPLMDSTIRHILVRHEQGAGHAAQGYAAATGRVGVCMATSGPGATNLVTPIADAHMDSVPMVAVTGQVGTDLIGTDAFQEADIRGITMPITKHNFLVTDAADIPQKIAEAFHIASTGRPGPVLVDVTKSALQSQTSFRWPSELQLPGYRPVTKPHAKQIREAVRLILASKKPVLYVGGGTIRSGASAELRRLADLTGIPVVTTLMARGAFPDSHPQHLGMPGMHGTVAAVAGLQKSDLIISLGARFDDRVTGQLASFAPHALVIHADIDPAEIGKNRRADVPIVGDIREVLLDLLTVLEQERAAGKEGDYESWIAFCAGVKKAYPLGYDDALGGLAPQYVIQRLGQIVGPDAIYTSGVGQHQMWAAQFIGYERPNTWINSGGLGTMGYSVPAAMGAKVGCPDTTVWSIDGDGCFQMTNQELATCAIEGIPIKVAVINNDNLGMVRQWQTLFYNERYSNTNLQKHGGGAGTVRRIPDFVKLADAYGCVGLSCESADDVDATIEKAMAIDDVPVVVDFRVHKNAMVWPMVAAGSSNDAIQYARDLAPKFDKDDL is encoded by the coding sequence ATGAGCGAGCAGACGATCACCGGGGCGCAGAGCCTGGTGAAGTCGCTGGAGGCCGCGGGGGTCGAGAACATCTTCGGCATCCCGGGCGGTGCGATCCTGCCGGCGTACGACCCGCTGATGGATTCGACGATCCGCCACATCCTCGTACGCCACGAGCAGGGCGCGGGCCACGCCGCCCAGGGCTATGCCGCCGCGACCGGGCGGGTCGGCGTCTGCATGGCCACCAGCGGGCCGGGCGCCACCAACCTGGTCACGCCGATCGCCGACGCTCACATGGACTCGGTCCCCATGGTCGCCGTCACCGGTCAGGTCGGCACCGACCTGATCGGCACCGACGCCTTCCAGGAGGCCGACATCCGCGGCATCACGATGCCGATCACCAAGCACAACTTCCTGGTCACCGACGCGGCCGACATCCCGCAGAAGATCGCCGAGGCGTTCCACATCGCCTCCACCGGGCGCCCCGGCCCGGTCCTGGTCGACGTCACCAAGTCGGCGCTGCAGTCGCAGACCTCCTTCCGCTGGCCCTCCGAGCTGCAGCTGCCGGGATACCGGCCGGTGACCAAGCCGCACGCCAAGCAGATCCGCGAGGCCGTGCGCCTGATCCTGGCCTCGAAGAAGCCGGTGCTCTACGTCGGCGGTGGCACCATCCGCAGCGGCGCCTCGGCCGAGCTGCGCAGGCTCGCCGACCTGACCGGCATCCCGGTGGTCACCACGTTGATGGCCCGCGGCGCCTTCCCGGACAGCCACCCGCAGCACCTGGGCATGCCCGGCATGCACGGCACCGTCGCGGCGGTGGCCGGCCTGCAGAAGAGCGATCTGATCATCAGCCTCGGCGCGCGCTTCGACGACCGCGTGACCGGTCAGCTGGCCAGCTTCGCGCCCCATGCGCTGGTCATCCACGCCGACATCGATCCTGCCGAGATCGGCAAGAACCGGCGCGCCGACGTGCCGATCGTGGGGGACATCCGCGAGGTGCTGCTGGACCTCCTGACGGTCCTGGAGCAGGAGCGGGCGGCGGGCAAGGAGGGCGACTACGAGTCGTGGATCGCCTTCTGTGCAGGCGTGAAGAAGGCCTACCCGCTGGGCTACGACGACGCCCTGGGCGGCCTCGCGCCGCAGTACGTGATCCAGCGGCTCGGCCAGATCGTCGGTCCCGACGCGATCTACACCAGTGGTGTGGGCCAGCACCAGATGTGGGCGGCCCAGTTCATCGGCTACGAGCGGCCCAACACCTGGATCAACTCCGGCGGCCTGGGGACGATGGGCTACTCGGTCCCTGCCGCGATGGGGGCCAAGGTCGGCTGCCCCGACACCACGGTGTGGTCCATCGACGGCGACGGCTGCTTCCAGATGACCAATCAGGAGCTGGCCACCTGCGCGATCGAGGGCATCCCGATCAAGGTCGCGGTGATCAACAACGACAACCTCGGCATGGTGCGGCAGTGGCAGACGCTGTTCTACAACGAGCGCTACTCCAACACGAACCTGCAGAAGCACGGCGGCGGCGCGGGCACGGTCCGGCGCATCCCCGACTTCGTCAAGCTCGCCGACGCCTACGGCTGCGTGGGTCTCTCCTGCGAGAGCGCCGACGACGTGGACGCGACCATCGAGAAGGCGATGGCGATCGACGACGTGCCGGTCGTCGTCGACTTCCGGGTGCACAAGAACGCCATGGTGTGGCCGATGGTCGCCGCCGGCTCCAGCAACGACGCCATCCAGTACGCGCGCGACCTCGCGCCGAAGTTCGACAAGGACGACTTGTGA
- the ilvN gene encoding acetolactate synthase small subunit, with product MGADGKHTLSVLVENKPGVLARIAALFSRRMFNIDSLAVGPTEHAEISRMTIVVNVEDTPLEQVTKQLNKLVEVIKIVELEPDASVQRELLLVKVGASAESRSQVLDAVQLFKAKVVDVATDAVTIQVIGNAGKLADFLRVVEPFGIRELVQSGMVAIGRGPRSISERSLRPVVTPAPPAAG from the coding sequence ATGGGCGCCGACGGCAAGCACACCCTCAGCGTCCTGGTCGAGAACAAGCCCGGCGTCCTCGCCCGGATCGCGGCGCTGTTCAGCCGCCGGATGTTCAACATCGACAGCCTGGCGGTGGGTCCCACCGAGCACGCCGAGATCTCGCGGATGACCATCGTGGTCAATGTGGAGGACACCCCGCTGGAGCAGGTCACCAAGCAGCTGAACAAGCTGGTCGAGGTGATCAAGATCGTCGAGCTCGAGCCCGACGCCTCCGTGCAGCGCGAGCTGCTGCTGGTCAAGGTGGGCGCCTCCGCCGAGAGCCGCAGCCAGGTGCTCGACGCCGTGCAGCTGTTCAAGGCCAAGGTCGTCGACGTGGCGACCGACGCGGTCACCATCCAGGTGATCGGCAACGCCGGCAAGCTCGCCGACTTCCTGCGGGTCGTCGAGCCGTTCGGCATCCGCGAGCTGGTGCAGTCCGGCATGGTCGCCATCGGCCGTGGTCCGCGCTCCATCTCCGAGCGCTCCCTGCGCCCGGTCGTGACCCCCGCGCCGCCGGCCGCGGGCTGA
- the ilvC gene encoding ketol-acid reductoisomerase, protein MAEIYYDDDADLSLIQGKKVAVIGYGSQGHAHALNLRDSGVDVRIGLQPGSKSTAKAEDEGFRVLTPADAAAEADVIVILAPDQHQRGLFSNELAAHVTPGKTLVFGHGFNIRFGYITPPEGVDVIMVAPKAPGHTVRREYVAGRGIPDIIAVEQDASGQAWDVAKSYAKGIGGTRAGVIKTTFTEETETDLFGEQAVLCGGVSHLVQAGFETLTEAGYQPEIAYFEVLHELKLIVDLMWEGGIAKQRWSVSDTAEYGDYVSGPRVVTPAVKESMQAILSDIQDGTFAKRFIADQDNGGKEFLELREKEAQHPIEVTGKLLRSHFSWKQSDADYTEGSAAR, encoded by the coding sequence GTGGCTGAGATCTACTACGACGACGACGCCGACCTGAGCCTGATCCAGGGCAAGAAGGTCGCGGTCATCGGATACGGCAGCCAGGGCCACGCCCACGCGCTGAACCTGCGCGACTCGGGCGTCGACGTCCGCATCGGCCTGCAGCCCGGCTCGAAGAGCACGGCCAAGGCGGAGGACGAGGGCTTCCGCGTCCTCACCCCGGCCGACGCCGCCGCCGAGGCCGACGTCATCGTCATCCTCGCCCCCGACCAGCACCAGCGCGGTCTGTTCAGCAACGAGCTCGCCGCCCACGTGACCCCGGGCAAGACGCTGGTCTTCGGGCACGGCTTCAACATCCGCTTCGGCTACATCACCCCGCCCGAGGGCGTCGACGTGATCATGGTGGCCCCGAAGGCCCCCGGCCACACCGTGCGTCGCGAGTACGTCGCCGGCCGCGGCATCCCGGACATCATCGCCGTCGAGCAGGACGCCTCCGGGCAGGCCTGGGACGTCGCCAAGTCCTACGCCAAGGGCATCGGCGGCACCCGTGCCGGCGTCATCAAGACCACCTTCACCGAGGAGACCGAGACCGACCTGTTCGGTGAGCAGGCGGTCCTCTGCGGTGGCGTCTCGCACCTCGTCCAGGCGGGCTTCGAGACCCTGACCGAGGCCGGCTACCAGCCGGAGATCGCCTACTTCGAGGTCCTCCACGAACTCAAGCTCATCGTCGACCTCATGTGGGAGGGCGGCATCGCCAAGCAGCGCTGGTCGGTCTCCGACACCGCCGAGTACGGCGACTACGTCTCCGGCCCGCGCGTCGTCACCCCGGCGGTCAAGGAGTCGATGCAGGCGATCCTGTCCGACATCCAGGACGGCACCTTCGCCAAGCGCTTCATCGCCGACCAGGACAACGGCGGCAAGGAGTTCCTCGAGCTGCGCGAGAAGGAGGCCCAGCACCCGATCGAGGTCACCGGCAAGCTGCTGCGCTCGCACTTCTCCTGGAAGCAGTCGGACGCGGACTACACCGAGGGCTCCGCCGCGCGCTGA
- a CDS encoding DsbA family oxidoreductase has product MRIDIWSDIACPWCYVGKRRLESALAAFPHRDEVEVVWHSFELMPDAPEQPVETAQEMLARKFGVGREQAAEMQQRVSALAAEEGMTWDHEHSVHVRTRAAHRLLHLALEEGGPAQQGALKEALLDTYFVQAGNVADPALLLRLATSVGLDAQRVGEVLGSQEYDDAVAADVAQAARYGATGVPFYVIDEKYGVSGAQPAELFGQVLDKAWADSHPLVETFGGGADVCGPDGCAI; this is encoded by the coding sequence ATGCGCATCGACATCTGGTCCGACATCGCCTGCCCCTGGTGCTACGTCGGCAAGCGGCGGCTCGAGTCCGCGCTCGCCGCCTTCCCGCACCGCGACGAGGTCGAGGTGGTCTGGCACTCCTTCGAGCTGATGCCGGACGCGCCCGAGCAGCCGGTCGAGACCGCTCAGGAGATGCTCGCGCGCAAGTTCGGAGTCGGCCGCGAGCAGGCCGCCGAGATGCAGCAGCGGGTCAGCGCCCTGGCGGCCGAGGAGGGCATGACCTGGGACCACGAGCACTCCGTGCACGTGCGCACCCGTGCCGCCCACCGACTGCTCCACCTCGCGCTGGAGGAGGGTGGCCCGGCGCAGCAGGGGGCACTCAAGGAGGCGCTCCTGGACACCTACTTCGTCCAGGCCGGCAACGTCGCGGATCCCGCCCTGCTCCTGCGTCTGGCCACCTCGGTGGGCCTGGACGCCCAGCGGGTGGGCGAGGTGCTCGGCTCGCAGGAGTACGACGACGCCGTGGCGGCCGATGTCGCCCAGGCCGCACGCTACGGCGCGACAGGCGTGCCGTTCTACGTCATCGACGAGAAGTACGGCGTGTCCGGCGCCCAGCCGGCCGAGCTCTTCGGTCAGGTGCTGGACAAGGCGTGGGCCGACAGCCACCCACTGGTGGAGACCTTCGGCGGGGGAGCGGACGTCTGCGGCCCGGACGGATGCGCGATCTGA
- the efeU gene encoding iron uptake transporter permease EfeU, translated as MLPTFVIGLREGLEAALIVSILATFLRRNGASLRGLWLGVGAGVALSLAVGVILDAVERSLPQAKQEAMETIIGLVAVFFVTGMVFWMRTHARFMKRDLEAAAAGALTSGTTAALALMAFLAVLREGFETAVFLLATFQSAGSAPSAVFGAVAGILAAVVLGWGMYRGGVRLNLQRFFSITGFFLILVAAGLVLNAFRTGHEAGWVSVGQGRTVDLTWLAPAGSIRSALFSGVLGIPRDPRVIEVLAWVAYLVPMLLITFLPARLRPGHGLAQRLRVAGAAVAVVAAVVLVLAVPTPKATLPATAPLQGGGEASIAIHGDTAVLAADGKSIELHGDGTSWSAAHSGARPSTLDITTLLTYTGNRVPVGLDVHSAPGPYQAAWADHTSVTATTYGDRLVDARTAGSLVLTLSGGGLTSPRVMTLDPASWQVDPAYAEKAGAAVAAAHATAHDRLLWTRWVPVALLATALLLLGQVVRTKRRASRRAQRASVTEGTTHVDSLT; from the coding sequence GTGCTCCCCACCTTCGTCATCGGCCTCCGCGAGGGGCTCGAAGCCGCGCTGATCGTCTCGATCCTCGCGACCTTCCTGCGCCGCAACGGCGCGAGCCTGCGCGGGCTGTGGCTGGGCGTGGGTGCGGGCGTGGCGCTCAGCCTCGCCGTCGGCGTGATCCTCGATGCGGTCGAGCGGAGCCTCCCGCAGGCCAAGCAGGAGGCGATGGAGACGATCATCGGCCTGGTCGCGGTGTTCTTCGTGACCGGCATGGTCTTCTGGATGCGCACCCACGCCCGCTTCATGAAGCGCGACCTGGAGGCGGCGGCCGCCGGTGCGCTCACCTCGGGGACGACCGCCGCGCTGGCGCTGATGGCCTTCCTGGCGGTGCTGCGGGAGGGCTTCGAGACCGCGGTGTTCCTGCTGGCCACCTTCCAGAGCGCCGGCAGCGCGCCGTCCGCCGTCTTCGGCGCCGTCGCCGGCATCCTGGCCGCGGTCGTCCTCGGCTGGGGGATGTACCGCGGCGGCGTCCGGCTCAACCTGCAGCGATTCTTCTCCATCACCGGCTTCTTCCTGATCCTGGTGGCGGCGGGGCTGGTGCTCAACGCGTTCCGCACCGGCCACGAGGCCGGCTGGGTGAGCGTCGGTCAGGGCCGCACCGTCGACCTCACCTGGCTCGCGCCCGCCGGCTCGATCCGCTCCGCGCTCTTCAGCGGCGTCCTGGGCATCCCGCGGGACCCGCGCGTCATCGAGGTGCTCGCCTGGGTCGCCTACCTGGTGCCGATGCTGCTGATCACCTTCCTGCCCGCGCGGCTGCGGCCGGGGCACGGACTGGCCCAGCGCCTGCGGGTCGCCGGCGCCGCCGTGGCTGTCGTTGCAGCGGTCGTGCTGGTCCTCGCCGTACCGACGCCGAAGGCCACCCTGCCGGCGACGGCTCCGCTGCAGGGCGGCGGTGAGGCCAGCATCGCGATCCACGGCGACACCGCCGTGCTCGCCGCCGACGGCAAGAGCATCGAGCTGCACGGCGACGGCACCAGCTGGTCCGCCGCACACAGCGGTGCACGGCCGAGCACGCTCGACATCACCACCCTGCTGACCTACACCGGCAACCGCGTCCCGGTCGGTCTCGACGTCCACTCCGCCCCCGGGCCCTACCAGGCGGCGTGGGCGGACCACACCAGCGTCACGGCCACCACGTACGGCGATCGCCTCGTCGACGCCCGCACGGCCGGCTCGCTGGTGCTCACCCTCAGCGGCGGCGGCCTCACCTCGCCGCGGGTGATGACCCTCGACCCGGCCAGCTGGCAGGTCGACCCGGCGTACGCCGAGAAGGCGGGTGCTGCCGTCGCGGCCGCGCACGCCACGGCGCACGACCGACTCCTCTGGACCCGTTGGGTCCCGGTCGCCCTGCTGGCCACCGCTCTTCTCCTGCTCGGGCAGGTCGTCCGCACCAAACGCCGCGCGTCCCGTCGGGCGCAGCGGGCATCCGTCACGGAAGGAACCACCCATGTCGACAGCCTCAC